Within Nocardioides rotundus, the genomic segment CTGATGACGCTGACGTCGCGCGGCCAGTGCAGGCCGAGCGCCGGGTCGTCGTACCGCAGGCCCCGCTCGGCCTCCGGGTGGTAGGAGCCGCTCACCTGGTAGGTCACCTCGGTGTCGTCCTCCAGCGTCTGGTATCCGTGGGCGAAGTACGGCGGGACGTAGATCGCCCGGCGGTTCTCCGCGGACAGGGTCACCGACACGTGCTGGAGGTAGGTCGGCGAGCCGGGCCGCATGTCCACGACGATGTCCTCGATCGACCCGCGGGTGCAACGGACCAGCTTGGCCTCCGGGTGCGGCGCGACCTGGAAGTGCATGCCCCGCAGGGTCCCGCCGCGGTGGTTGAACGACAGGTTGCACTGCTCCACCGCCGGCTCCAGGCCGGCGGCGAGGAACTCCTCGCGGCAGAAGGTGCGCGCGAAGAACCCCCGGTCGTCCTCGCGGGTCTCGACGTCGAGGACGGCAACGCCCTCAATCGGGGTGACGTTGACGATCACGGCTTCCTCCAGAACAGGTCGGAGTCGAGCTGGCAGGTGTCGATCAGGTGCTGCAGCTGGCGCAGCCGCGTGTGACCGCGGCCCTCGAAGGTCTCGGTGTCCAGGTCGATCGAGGTGAACACGTCGCGCAGCTGGCGGGCGCCGGACCCGGCGTCCCACTGGCAGGCGAAGCCGGGCAGCTTGTTCGCGATCTTCTCGAAGGCGACGCGGTAGCTGCGGTTGTCCCCACCGCTGGGCCCGAAGCTGACCTCGCACCCGGGGAAGGTGTCCGCCACGATCTCGGCGACCTCCCGGACCCGGTAGTTCTGGTCGCTGTCCCCGACGTTGAAGACCTCGCCGTGGACGACGTCGCGCGGCGCCTCGAGCGCCAGCCGGATCGCCTGGCCGATGTCCAGCGCGTGCGCCAGCGGGCGCCACGGGCTCCCGTCGCTGGTCATCACGATCCGGCCGGTGGTGCACGCCAGCCCGGACAGGTTGTTCAGCACGATGTCGAAGCGCATCCGCGGCGAGGCGCCGAAGGCGGTGGCGTTGCGCAGGAAGGTCGGCGAGAACGAGTCGTCGGCCATCGCGGTCAGGTCGCGCTCCACCATCACCTTGCACTCGGCGTAGGCCGTCTGCGGGTTCACCGGCGAGGTCTCGTCGACCTCGCCGTCGGCGACGCCGTACACACTGCACGAGGACATGTAGACGAACCGCCCGACACCGGCCTGCTTGGCCAGCCGGGCCAGCCGGACCGACCCCTGGTGGTTGATGTCGTAGGTCACCGTGGGGGACAGCTGGCCCAGCGGGTCGTTGGACAGCTCGGCCATGTGCACGATCGCGTCCACGCCCTCGAGGTCGGCGACCTCCAGGTGGCGGATGTCCTTGGCCAGGGTCAGCGGCGTGGCGTCCACGCCGGGGTAGAGCCAGCCCTGCCGGTAGTAGCCCGTGTCGACGCCGACCACGTCGTGGCCGTGCCGGAGCAGGTCCGCCCCCAGGAGGCAGCCGAGGTAGCCCTCGGTGCCGGTCACCAGAACCTTCATCAGTTGTCCCATACCTTCCACTCGGCGCGACCGGAGTCCCACAGGCCGTTCAGCTCGGTCCAGTCCCGGAAGGTGTCCATGCCCATCCAGAACCCCTCGTGCGGGTGCATGTTCAGCTCGCCGTCCGCGGCCAGGTGCTGCAACGGCTGGTGCTCCAGGAGCAGGTTCGGGTCGTCGTCGAGGTACTTGTCGACGAAGATCCGGTCGAACATGAAGTAGCCGCCGCTCACCCAGCCGGCGGCCAGCGTGGGCTTCTCGTTGAACTCCTGCACCTGCCCGTCGGCCACCCGCATCTCGCCGTACCGGCTGGCCGGGTGGACGCCGGTGACGGTGCCGATCCGGTCGCCCTCCAGGTGCGTCCGCACCACCGCGGGCAGGTCGACCGCGCCGACCCCGTCGCCGTAGGTGAGCATGAAGTGGTCGCTGTCGAGGTAGTCGGCCACCCGGCGGATGCGCGCGCCGGTGCCGGTCATCAGACCGGTGTCGACGAAGGTGATCTCCCAGTCCTCCAGGTCGCCCGACCGGTGCCACTGCGGCTCGGAGTCGCCGCCCAGGGAGAGGGTGAAGTCGTCCTGGTGCTCGCGGTAGTCCAGGAAGTAGCGCCGGATCTGGTCGCTCTTGTAGCCCAGGCACAGGACGAACCGGCGGAAGCCGTAGTGGCCGTAGGTCTTCATCACGTGCCACAGGATCGGCTTGCCGCCGATGTCGACCAGCGGCTTCGGCAGCTTCTCACTGGCCTCGCGCAGGCGGGTCCCCATGCCTCCGCACAGGATCACCACCGGAACCTCGGCAGGGTCGAAGTCGGACGTGTACATGTGTGCTCCTCGTTGTGACGGTGGGTAGTGCGTCTTGTCGGTCGCGC encodes:
- the rfbC gene encoding dTDP-4-dehydrorhamnose 3,5-epimerase yields the protein MIVNVTPIEGVAVLDVETREDDRGFFARTFCREEFLAAGLEPAVEQCNLSFNHRGGTLRGMHFQVAPHPEAKLVRCTRGSIEDIVVDMRPGSPTYLQHVSVTLSAENRRAIYVPPYFAHGYQTLEDDTEVTYQVSGSYHPEAERGLRYDDPALGLHWPRDVSVISAKDSSWPLLADRDEKDLWGTEAVAR
- a CDS encoding NAD-dependent epimerase/dehydratase family protein; protein product: MKVLVTGTEGYLGCLLGADLLRHGHDVVGVDTGYYRQGWLYPGVDATPLTLAKDIRHLEVADLEGVDAIVHMAELSNDPLGQLSPTVTYDINHQGSVRLARLAKQAGVGRFVYMSSCSVYGVADGEVDETSPVNPQTAYAECKVMVERDLTAMADDSFSPTFLRNATAFGASPRMRFDIVLNNLSGLACTTGRIVMTSDGSPWRPLAHALDIGQAIRLALEAPRDVVHGEVFNVGDSDQNYRVREVAEIVADTFPGCEVSFGPSGGDNRSYRVAFEKIANKLPGFACQWDAGSGARQLRDVFTSIDLDTETFEGRGHTRLRQLQHLIDTCQLDSDLFWRKP
- a CDS encoding sugar phosphate nucleotidyltransferase is translated as MYTSDFDPAEVPVVILCGGMGTRLREASEKLPKPLVDIGGKPILWHVMKTYGHYGFRRFVLCLGYKSDQIRRYFLDYREHQDDFTLSLGGDSEPQWHRSGDLEDWEITFVDTGLMTGTGARIRRVADYLDSDHFMLTYGDGVGAVDLPAVVRTHLEGDRIGTVTGVHPASRYGEMRVADGQVQEFNEKPTLAAGWVSGGYFMFDRIFVDKYLDDDPNLLLEHQPLQHLAADGELNMHPHEGFWMGMDTFRDWTELNGLWDSGRAEWKVWDN